In the Topomyia yanbarensis strain Yona2022 chromosome 3, ASM3024719v1, whole genome shotgun sequence genome, one interval contains:
- the LOC131691512 gene encoding uncharacterized protein LOC131691512, with translation MSDYELLPFEICCMIFDFLSVADLKNVSLTCRRWCHIIFSDRYIRRFMLRINLHRSDHSMLSNSAGSPIVSDRSRVYVPSSFSCSLYQRCRMNKTKSKCELRQMSLVLRRSCRHYSNITFVCDNRSEFTDNVFNVILNLLRPNGLERVEILKIILSSNLNVLVTILNSAIRNMIRLKSFHLIYDPQRRLQCGDQVRPCVVIESPTITHIELKSVIPEQIRLPKLHSLNVSLQPGIAGIIESVADNLTTLQLQLDCTTANCGEEEIYALSLDRLKVLKLSRGIMNEFSFPIPISSNRPGLKLRFFRHLNKLEKLILEEKYTAENIFLAICETSRNLVELKIDHLKVINCTVLDKLSLLQNLKILALPNIYSSHEISFHYVYLPKLESLHLEIFKDSSHSFSKFVNLKRLTIGSYSSQAPEVIDIISMYIQQLRELRLYFLDYAGVPSRTFRKLAYLGQLRKLELIKGHLRRDVFGRCPPGLSELESIVFNFCQLDTEHFDGLREKFPKLKDVRFEDCLVRGQMPYSEVRLSYR, from the exons ATGTCCGACTACGAGCTCCTGCCCTTTGAG ATTTGCTGTATGATCTTCGACTTCCTGAGCGTAGCAGATTTGAAGAATGTATCGCTCACCTGTCGCCGTTGGTGTCATATCATTTTCTCCGATAGATACATTCGACGATTCATGCTTAGAATCAATCTGCACCGATCGGATCATTCCATGCTGTCGAATTCGGCAGGATCGCCGATTGTGTCTGATCGATCTCGCGTTTATGTGCCTAGTTCCTTCTCATGTTCACTCTACCAGCGATGTCGGATGAATAAGACCAAGTCCAAGTGTGAACTCCGTCAGATGTCATTGGTGTTGAGACGCTCCTGTCGCCACTACAGCAACATAACATTCGTGTGCGACAACCGAAGCGAGTTCACGGATAACGTTTTCAATGTCATACTGAATCTACTGAGACCGAACGGGTTGGAGCGGGTGGAGATTCTGAAAATTATTCTTTCCTCCAATTTGAATGTTCTAGTTACGATACTGAATAGTGCCATTAGAAATATGATAAGGTTGAAGAGTTTTCATCTGATTTACGATCCGCAGCGAAGGCTTCAGTGCGGTGATCAAGTTCGACCGTGCGTAGTTATCGAGAGTCCGACCATTACGCACATTGAGCTGAAATCGGTCATTCCGGAGCAGATACGACTGCCGAAGCTGCACTCGTTGAACGTTAGTCTACAACCAGGGATAGCAGGGATAATCGAGAGCGTGGCAGATAATCTAACCACTTTGCAGCTTCAGCTAGACTGTACCACGGCCAACTGTGGCGAGGAAGAGATATACGCTCTTTCGCTCGATCGGCTGAAAGTACTGAAATTAAGTCGAGGTATCATGAACGAATTCAGCTTCCCAATCCCGATTAGCTCAAACAGACCGGGTCTCAAACTGCGATTCTTCCGTCACTTGAATAAACTGGAGAAACTGATCCTGGAGGAAAAGTACACGGCAGAGAACATCTTTCTCGCTATATGCGAAACTTCGCGCAATCTCGTAGAGCTCAAAATCGATCACCTCAAGGTCATCAATTGCACCGTTCTTGATAAACTGTCCCTTTTGCAAAATCTAAAAATACTTGCCTTGCCGAACATATATTCCTCGCACGAGATCTCCTTTCACTACGTCTACCTGCCGAAGCTGGAAAGCCTCCATCTGGAGATCTTTAAAGATTCCTCGCACTCATTCAGTAAATTCGTCAATCTGAAACGTCTGACAATCGGGTCGTATTCGTCGCAGGCTCCGGAAGTGATCGACATCATTTCGATGTACATCCAGCAGTTACGTGAGCTGCGCCTATACTTTCTCGACTATGCCGGTGTTCCGTCACGTACATTCCGCAAGCTAGCCTATCTGGGGCAGCTACGAAAACTGGAGCTAATTAAGGGCCATCTGCGGCGAGATGTTTTCGGTCGCTGTCCACCGGGATTGAGCGAGCTGGAATCAATCGTTTTCAACTTCTGTCAGCTGGATACGGAGCACTTTGATGGGTTGCGGGAAAAATTTCCCAAACTGAAGGATGTTCGCTTCGAGGACTGCCTGGTGCGCGGTCAGATGCCCTACTCTGAGGTGAGGTTGAGTTATCGTTAA